Sequence from the Pan paniscus chromosome 12, NHGRI_mPanPan1-v2.0_pri, whole genome shotgun sequence genome:
ctcctgagtagctgggattacaggcatgtaccaccacgcccagctatttttgtatttttagtagagatggggtttcaccatcttggccaggatggtctccatcccttgacctagtgatccgcctgcctcagcctcccaaagtgctgggattacaggcatgagccaccgcgcccggccaagtgtggcttctttatttctctcctcTGATTTCCTGGGGAGGGCAGCTGTTCTCATGAACAGGGGCCTAGCGTCATTCCTTTTAGATTCCCAGGAACACCCAACTAGGCAAGGTAAAGAAAGGGTATCTGTAAACATTTTTTAGCAGTTCTTCCTTAAAATCTCCTGGCCTCCATGCCTGTGCTGTGAGTTCCCAGGGGTAGAATGAGCTAAACTTGGCATGCAAAAGAACTAGGAATGTCTCTGCTAAACTTCTTAAGTAAGGGGTCTCCAGAGAAGGCCAGACGGGGGTTGAACAGTCACCTCAAGGATTCTTGAAAAGGATCCTGCCCTTTGTAAGACTCTGATGCTCCCTGCATCCAGGAACACTGGGTAGAAGAGCCCTGGACTCAGCTTCAGGAGCCTTGGGGTCTAACCCTGGCTCTCATAgtgaccagctgtgtgaccatgaACAAATATCTTGCCCATTCTGGACTTCAGTTTCATCAGCTGTGAAATGAGTGGTTTGAATTTGATATTCTCACTTCGACTGTAGGAAAGAGAATTGGACTCATTGTTTGTGGATATATtccaaaatatatcatatatttttcaagaataggactcatatttataattttctgatCATCTTGCAAATTCTTTGGCATTCTTTTTCATAAGGAGCCTGGAACTTGTTTCATGCTTCAGGGATTGCTGGAGTGATCACCACATTGCCTTGTTTAGTGTCattccaattattttttaaatcgtACTCAGTAGACAAAATCTCCAAAAGCTTTACTGTAAATCTGCCCTTATACTTTAGTTATGGAAACAGTTTGATTTTACAAAATCACATCGTTATCCTTCCACATAAGACAACGTACTTATCTGTTTGCATACTGAAAGTATTTAGAGAACAGAATAGATACACATAGCACAAGTGTCATTTTGTGAGGCTTACCACAAGTTTTTGGAGAAGCCATCAGCTGGGCAGCTAGTTAGATGAATCTGAACATGGCACGGTATATCATAGGTTTGTCTCTTGCTCACTTTGCGTGTGTGGATATTAAGCCTGTTCAGGTTTAGCCTTAGCTTATGTAATAGACATAAACAGGTCCTCAAATTTCAAGTCTTGGCACTCAGATGCTAAAAAGTATTAATGGCTTTACCAGAGCAGACTTCTAGGAAGCGGATCTATAAATCAGTTAAATCTCTTTAGGATGGAGAGGGGACGTTTGTAGCATGAGTTAGCACTGATCTCACAAATCATACGATCATGGAAACTACTTAGTGTTCGCTCAAAGAACCGTGTCACTACAACTAGGAAAAGGATAGGAAAGGAGGTGGAATTCACAGGACATGACGCTCCATGATTTTCTGTATATCCAAGTATTTTCATTTCACTTGATAACAACACAACACCCTCATTCACTACAAAATTACAAGCAGACACTAATATTTGGAAGTAATACAGATAGTTGAGTGAAAAATTGATACATTTTAGGCTGAAAAGCAGAGTGGGGTTTGGTTGCCGCATATAAAAAGCTCCTGTTTAATACAATCAACTCTTGTTTAGCATTCTTAATGAAAGTGGTGAACATAATGACAAtaaattgtatcatttttaactttttaatataaaagctAACCTTCCAGATTTTAGAATGCAATATATGatcttatataaaaaataaaaatggccctccaatgcatttttgatttaggctaatattttaattaattttactcTCCAAGAGCATTCTGATTAAATTGTAGGGTAAGTCTACTGGGTGATAAATGGGAAGAAATAAATAGGTTTTTGTAATGTGTCTTTCAGGGAAATAAAGTAACTATACAAAATAAACTTTGCTGCTCAAAATAAGGAGTTGACTATATTTGGAGGGGAACATGTCACACAGGTGCCACTTAAATAACCTTGTAAGTGCGCTGCTCTAgagttaaataagaaaaagacaagtcCACGCTGTAGCCTACACACTCGTGAGAATAAAAACAGACTGAGAAACAACTATTCCATTGCCCAGATTCATGCTGGCTGGGAACAGTCATGGGAAGATGATCAGCACTTCCAGTATCACAAAGATACTCCGATTCTGGAGTATCCAAACCCCTAAACTCATCTTCTAACCGGAGACTCAGCCACCCTTTCCTTTATGCGTCTACCAGCAAATCTCATGACCTTGTTTGCACAACCATGTTATTAGGCACATAATGCATAGAGCACTGTTATGAAGCACAAAGGAATAatttacacaaagaaaaataaaagtggagaCGGCCAGGTTTCTGGATACACAAGCCAAAGTAAGAGGTTTTTCTTGTCCAGGCGCACTACACGTAGTTCCTAGTCCATCCTTTTGATAACTTGTGTGGTTGAAGGCATCTCCCACATATTGTCTCATTGGCTTCTCATAGCCACTAAGTCAGAAGGTATCACAGGTATCACAGAAGGTATCACAGAAGGACAAAGGTGTTACCTTTGTCCCCTCGGAGAGGCTTTGCCCAGGGCTACACAGTTGACAGAGTCAAGTCTGGCTCTCAGATCTTCCAACTCCAAAATACCAAACTCCAAAACTCAAAACATCAAACAAAGGAGGCAGGTTAGAAAGTGGGATGAGTCTTCAACAACCTATGGGGTCACTGAAGCTCATTGTTTGGTCTGACACTACCTATCTGTGTGTCCCCTTCTTTCCTGGGTGCCCAGACTTCTGGAAGATGCATCTGACCTGCATCCCCTGCCACTGGATCACATGACTTCATTCACGCTGAGGACTAGAAATGTGTGGCTTATCCCTCCTAAGAGGACCCCTATTTTAGAAGCAAAGCAAGTCTTAATCCAAAGGAACAAAGACTAGGATGGGATTCAGGCGCCAGTAATAAGGATATCTTGCCCTCAAATCATATCGATGAGGATACCTTACCATGCTGTCTGGTTAGGAGGGAACTCTTCATCACTCACATTTGAGAGCtggtgaaaacagaaaaatgaatgaaggcCACATCCAGGAGGTATTGTGTCCACTTTCAAAGATTCTACACTTCACAAGCATGGAGGCgtgagagggaagggaaggacttAAGGGGAAGCCTAATTGGTCCAAATGAAATAACAGGTGGGAACGGTATCATCTGTATACCTGGAGAGCCTGAGCCCCTGCCACACCTGAGCTGCATTGAGCCCCGCATGCTTCCAGTTTTGCCTTCCTGTTCTGACTCTCCTCCACTTGCATCTCCCTTCTCACTGAAGGCAAAAAGTCCATGGAGCCAGGGGACATGCTTACCCTGAATCCAGGCTTCCCCCTCTGGACTTACTCCAGGTACCCAGAACCCCATAATTCCCTGTCCAAATGGCATCCAGGGTCTATGTGTCTTCTTCGCCAAGCCAGTCCTTCTGATGAAGAGCCTTACCACCTATGTGCAGAGCCCTGGGCCTGAGGGTGGCCATAGAGCAGTGTGGGAGGAAGAGTTTGCACAGAACTTGGCCATGAATACTGGGATGTCCATGCACATGCATGCAAGGCCCCTCGCCATGAAAGATGAGAGGATAAGGGCTACAGAAGGAGCCTAGAGTCCCTTTCGTATTCTTGCTCCAGCCTTGCAAATGTTAGGCATGAAGTCCAGTGCAAGAATATTCCCAGAGATACTCTCACACTACGAACACATGTACTGCAATCCTAGATACCTACTCCAGTTCTTTTGTGGAAACTCCCTTATTTCTCTCTACACCACCACATTTTCCTTGGTTTAATTCCAATTTCATTTTGCCAACTAAATGTCATCAACATACATAGGTTTTACCAGTACCTACTGGCGTGTAAATTAGACATTCAGCAAATGCCACTGTTGATAGTGTCTGGTCACATGCATTTTAGAAACTCTGAGCTCCTTGAAAACATTGCTCACAGAGTGGTCCATTTACTTTACCCTCTGCAGCAAACAAAAAGTTCCAGGTTGATGTGCATCCAAGCACACTAGTCAGTGTCCACAGGACCCTGCTTTGTGTTTAAACTTTGCAAAGTCCAGGGAGTTATTTTAGTCTGATGCAGTCCACCTCTTCGGTGGCAGGCATCCCAATTGTCTTGAGGTCCAGGTCTGCACTGGACTTACCGCCATTGTAAGAAGCCTTCCAGTGGAGCAACATGATCTTTTTGAAGTACTTGACGGTGTCGTTCTTGACGGTCACGAAGCACAGAGTGTTGATCATGCTGTTGCTCATGGCGATGCACTCGACGATGTAGAAGGCAGTGAGGTAGTGCTTCTCCTTCACGAACACGGTGGGGAAGAAGTCGCGCACGATGGTGAAGCCGTAGAAGGGCGCCCAGCATAGCACGTAGGCGGTGAGGATGCACATGAGCACCAGGACCGTCTTCCTGCGGCAGCGCAGCCTCTTGCGGATCTGCTCTGTCTGGAATCCAGGGACCGCCTTGAACCAGAGCTCCCGGGAGATCCTGGCATAGCACAGGGTCATGGTGACCACGGGGCCCACGAATTCTATGCCAAAGATAAAGAGGAAGTAGGACTTGTAGTAGAGCTGCTGGTCCACAGGCCAGATCTGGCCGCAGAAGATCTTTTCCTGGCTCTTGACAATGACGAGGACCGTCTCGGTGGTGAAGTAGGCGGAAGGGATGGCGATCAGGATGGACACCGTCCACACCAAGGCAATCAGGCCAGTGGCTGTTTGGCACTTCATCCGTGGTCTCAGCGGGTGGACAATAGCCAGATACCTAGGGCAAGAACACAAGTGGAGGCAGCCACTGTGAGAAAGTGctggacaatctttttttttttttttttttttgtaacagggttttgctctgtcacccaggctggagtgcagtgagtgcagtggcatgatcatagctcactgcagcctcgaactcctaggcccaagcaatcctcccacctcagcctcccaagtagctgggactagaggtgcaatGCACCGCACgcgctgattttttatttttattttttgtagaggtagagtCTCcgtatgctgcccaggctagtctcaaactcctgggctcaagcaaacctgcTATTTCATTTTGCAGCATTCTAAGGAGCAACAAAATGGTATGTGTGGAGGAAACTCCCAATGGTACGTGGGCTTCTGCAAAAGGCCAACTTGAAGCAAACCCCAGTGTCATCTCTAATTAGCTATGCAACCTCAGCCAAGTTTTGTTGATGCTCTGacccttagtttccttatctgcacaAGTTTTGTTGGCTGTTAAAtattaaatgtgataatgtatGCACTATGCCTGGCACAGTTTTAAGCCTAATATGTACTCAAAATGATAACAATtagtattaaatataataattcctCCCATCGGTTTCTAGCCTGGCACTGTTCCCAGCTCCTTCCTGTTCTTGGGCTGTTCATTCTAATTACCTCTCAGTTTAGAGCTAAAAGGGCAAGATAATTCAAGGAGTTGGGAGAATCTGCCCTTTCCAATGGAAACAGTGGGCAAAGGTTTTTCTTCATTCTACATTCTAAAAATTGTTGCTTTGCAtgcaaaggaggaggaaaagcatGTGGCCATGTGTCTCATTTTCAGGTGGAAAAATGGAAGGCAGTGAGAGATGAgtgactttctcaaggtcacagaCCACAGGACCCTTCCTTGATAGAAAACATTTAACCCTACCTCACAGGATTGATGTGAAAATCAATCGAGAATATAcgtgaatgtattttttttttctaaccgcAAAGCACCAGACAGTAAAAAGATACTGCTTTtgtcctttcaaaaaaaaaacaaaaacaaaacccacattgCTGTTACCACAGTGGTCCAGGAACACAAAGAGAGAGCACTTTCTAGGGGGGATGTGAGTCATTGTGCGGCATGAGAGCTGATAGCCTCTTTCCGAGAGAGAACGCACACAGCTTATGCAGAGAGCTCCGGTTTCCTGGAAGACGTCCTGTGGCTGGCAGAGGGTGGAAGttggggaaggagagagatggggagtgaAGTGGGAGGGGATTGACTGGTCAACAGTGGAAACAAACACAGTCTCACGTGTCCAGAGCTTATTCCAGGTAGAGCCCAGAGCAAATGTGAAGGGGACCTGAAGGAAAGCCAAACCGGTTCTGTTTCCTTTGAAACCAATCCCTATGAAGTCATCTTCCTTGGAATTTTGATTTGAAGAAAGGTTcattcttacttatttttttttcctgactgtaGTTCTGCTCTTTCTGTCCCTCCCCCATAGCCTGGGCAGTCAAGACTATTGAGCATCCTCTAGAGAGTTCACAGGAGTGAGGCTCCAGCTCTTCTAGCCCCAGATGCTAAATGAAGTAGGATGGGTTGCGCCCACTCTGGACGCCCGGCCGACTGCCATCCCTGGCACTCTAGCCAATCTCCCGAGTGCCAGAGGGAAAAAAGGGAAATGTCTGCAGGGTGTTGGCAATGCCATTGTCAATGCACGAGTGTGGGCCCTTCATTAAGAACGCGGTGCTCCTGATGTAACCAGAGCCTCAAACTCGCCCTGACTCACAATGAAAATGGAGAGTTAAGACATTCTGCTCTCACTGGCTCCATTGCTGTCTGTCTACCCCACCACATTCTGCTGATTACTCTGAGAAAGAAATTtcctatttcatatttattcactATAAGAATTTTCACCACATAATTCTATTCCTTTTCCCGATAGTAGCTACCTAAGCCTTTATGATGCTTCAAACACAGAGTGTGTTTTCAATAAACGTGGGAAGGAACAACGACCTAAGACTCAGAAGACCACAAATCTAATCCCAGCTTTGCCAGAAAGTTGCTCTATGAATCTGAGTCATTTTTCTTATCCCTGTAGGTTcacttccctcatctgtaaaatgggaatatcacCTAGATGCTATGAGGCGCCAATGAGACACTGCACATAGCAACAGTAAGCTATTAATATACAAGGAATTActagcattttaaaatgtattttttcccagAGCTATTCTGTACACACAGCAATTTTCCTTTACCTGTTATTGGCAAATACTCAATTTGCAAGTCCTCTCCTCCTTTCTATTTTATAGGATAAACTCTACACATCAAAACTAATCTTCAGGGTAATCTGTGACTACCTATGAGATAATAATTTCATTCTGGGTCTCTCTGACATCACCCCAACTCCATCTGCAGAATTAGTGCCATGAGCTGTGCAAGAGGCCTTCCTGATATATTTACAAATAGGCAAATTGCAGAAAACGATTTCAAGAATTTCCATCAGCTTTGTCAATGCTAGGACCAGAACTCCAGAACTCTAGCATTAGTAATGCTGTGTTTGCTTATGTTTGTAAAGAAGTTTACAATTTACAGAGCATTTTCAAATCCACTTTTTCACTAGATAATTCCAACCCTACTAAATAGGTAAGACAGTGACAATGTCCActctatagatgagaaaactgaggcttggggaaGTTAAATAACCTGCCAAAAAGCCATACAACTAGATATCAGCAGAACAATGACTCAGACCCACATCTTGCTGCAAATCCAGTGGCCTCTCTGAATGCTATTTACCCCCTCTTTTTTCATCCAAGAGCAAAATGATGCCCCCTCCTCTTGCCTTCCTGGCATCCCAGCAGcccttctcctctttcctctccatcACAGTTGGTTTCTAACTATTGGTGTTCTAAGAAGGGGTCTGACATCTGGCAGCTGCTTTTCTGTGCTTATATGTATGCCCTTGGCTTGCCCTGTGTGTCTGCCACTACAGTGGCTTAGGTCCAGATTCATGTAGAGCTAACAGTTCCCAGAGAACAAAGAATAAAGGCTGCTAGACAAAGAGATGGTCCAGGCAATAACTGTGATAATAATGGGCTGGAAAAGAAGTATTTGGGCTCTGTCTCCGTTCCCAGGACCAAGCCCCAGATCAAATCGTGGTAACAGTGGTCTCAGCAGCTACTAGGCTAGTCATGGGATGGGCAGAGATAACACAACCTGATCCTCAGGCCAGTGGCCCTGACTAATGAGCTCACCAGGAGGCTTCTGTGCTTCCTAAGGTTGGGTGAGATTACTCAGGCCTTAGCTTCATCAAGACAGAAGGAGAGAGCTTCTTCACAGGTACTTTTCTGGCCAGTTTCCTCAGGATTCTGGGTAAAAGAGAAGTTCTCTGGAGCCCCCACACGCTGTGGGATCTTAGTGTCCCCACATCAAAAGGAAGCCCATACCTGTGGCTGGGGCAGAGGTCTCTCAtgatccttttttgttttgttttgtttttttaaaagacaggatcttgctctgtcaccgaggctggctggagtgcagtggcatgataacagctcactgcagcttctatctcctgggcccaagggttcctcccatcccagcctcctgagtagctgggactacaggcacatgccaccatgcccggtaaattttttttttcttttgtagagtcaggatctacctatgttgcccaggctgatcttgaactcctgagctcaagggatcttcccgccTAGGGCTCCCAAaatgcaaggattacaggcgtgagccagcacacctggcctcatgatcTTTTTTAGTTTCCTCCTGCCCTCAGGTCTGACTCCCTCTGCCTGGCTGTTGAGACCTTCTGGAATAGATCCTATTCTTTCTGATCTCTACTGTCCTTGTGTTTCTTACCCATACCTGACATCCCTCTCTAAAGTACCTCAAATTCACTTCAGGCATTCCCACCTCTAGGCTTTTCCACACACTGTTCTACCCACTCTCTTGGGAAAACTTTCCTCTCCTTTGTTGATCTTCATTTGTTGAAGGACAGTTAGAAatccacctcctccatgaagcctcctCTGACTACTCCGGCACAAAATGATCTCACCCttctctaaattttatttaaaatttatccttTACTTAGTCTTTAACTGTTTTGTAAGTGTTAGTTCTCCCTGGTCCCACCCTACCCCCAACTCTAGATGGTCAGCCCCCCAAGAGCTGTGATTATGTCTTACTTCTTTTATAACCTTTTACTGTCTGTGAATTCTGAGTACCTAACAGGATTTTGGTGCAACTTCACCCTCATCGAGTGCCTAGCGCTGGGTGAATAGACATGTAAAAagctggctggacacagtggctcacacctgtaatcccaacactttgggaggtcaggacaCAATAATTACTTGAGACTagtccaagactagcctgggcagcatagcaagatctcatctctaaaaaaatttatttttaatatataaaaagccATGGGGACAGTTCTCAGAAAGATTGCCACTATTTTTGGGAAAATAGGACATAAATATGTTTAACCATGAGACTGGGAAGCAGTCTGGGGCTAGATAATAAAAGTTTGGAAGAACAGGTGAAAGAGTTTGAGCCATACTTTGTAGACAATGGAGTTATCAGAGGTCTTTTAAGCAGGAGAGTGGAGACATGTACAAGGCAGAAGATTAATCTGGCTGCAGCCTTGCTTACTTCCCTCGGGCCACATGGAGGCTTCTCTCTGTTCCTCTGTTTGTAGAACCCATCTGGTTTGTTCCTGCCTCTGGGCCTTTTCACTTACAATCCCCCTTGTCTGGGATGCTTGCTCCCTGTCTTCCCAAGGCAGGCTCTTTCCCCCTGTGTCATGCAGAAGCCAGTTCAAAGGCCTCTCCTCGGAGACCCTTCTCTTGACTACTCACCTAGAATAGGTCCCACCCTCAGTCACCCTCGACATTTTACGTGTGTACTTCTTTTGTTCAGAGTATTTCTTGCTTCTGAAATTACCTTCCTTTTGTGTTTGCCTGACTGGATCTCTCTCCATCCTTTGGTTATAAGCTCCAGGAAAGCAAGGAGTGTTTTTTGTCTTATTCACTGTCGTATCTCCAGTGCTTGCAATAGCATCTGTCACATCACAGTTACTCTATAAAAATGCAttgtttaaatgaatgaatgaatgaatgaaagtttaGGATGGATTGTCAGGGGAGTAGCGTTGACAGATGGGCAGATCCAAGAAACACTGAAGGCAGGAAGACCAAGAGGAGACTAGGATACCAGCCCTGAATGAACAAATGGGTACTGCCAAGACCTGGAGGTTGAATGAATGCTGGTAAAGAAGGGAGAGCAGCCGGGACAAAGGAGACTTTCTTCTAGGTTAGATGCCTGGGAGAACAATGGAACCAATAATATAGACAAATACAAGCAGGTAGATGATAAATAGTTCTGTTCTGGCATTTTGTAaaaatcttgtattttttttaaatcacatcataaaaacaataatttcaaTGAAAGCAAAAAGGTTAGTGTGTCAGAAATGTTCATTAGTTTACCTGCTTTTTTGTTGTAGACATTCCTATAAGGGTTAATTTAAGAATTATCATATCCACTGTTTATTTATTGCTTACTGTTTTGAATATTGTTctaagaaattaaatatatttatttcattcaatcCTCAAAGCAACCCAATACAATAGGCTTTctttttatcctcattttgtaggcaagaaaactgaggcagagagaggtcaAATAACTAACATAATACCCAACACACAATACAGCTGGTACTTAAACCCAGGCAGAATAACTGCCAACATGGCTACAGAAAtttcattaaacaaaaataaagacatttttacaaCTAAGTAGATTTGTTATAAACCAAGATAAAAATTAGTTGCTCCCAACTGATCAAATCCTGAACAACACGTGAGACCAGAGAAAAATTAATGATTCCTAGACCACAATTAGATGGTAAcaacacatacaaataaaaataattgcagcAAAGATCACAAACATCAATAAAAGAATGGGCATTGGAGCAGCCATTCATCCACCAAGACCATTGGGCAGCCCTGTGAAGGCACATGGTGCTTTCCTTGAGGTCTGGGTACAAGCTTCCTATCATAACCCCACTCAACCATAGAAGCTCCCACGGTGCAAAGCATTTTTTCTAATTCATCTTTCTTATTGTATCTAATTTCCTTTGTGTAAACTCACACTGCAAGAGAAATGCTTGCAGTATTTCAGACAAGCTCTGTTTGGTATGAAAGGAGGTTATAAGCTTGAAGAAGTTCAGTAGATGGAGACTGACTGATTGACATAGATATCACTCTTACATGTTCCAAATAACCCAATGCCCCTTAGTGTATCCTGGCTTCCTTTCCCCTTGAAGCTACTTCCTCCTACCATTGTTACTCCGTTCAAGTGGTAAAATGGATCTCATCCGGGGAGTAGGGTCCCACTCCACAGGAGGCACCCTACCCTGCTTTTAGTAGCTGAGCACATGTAGTTTCTTGCTAGTATGAAACTTCAGGAAATGACTCTGTATGCTTTGTCCTGTTCATGGGCTAAGAGAGAAGGTGGCGGCTTCTACTTTCAAAAAAGTTCAGAGACAAAGTCCCTGGAGCTCTTCCTTGGCAGCTTTGAAAGGAACCTACGAAGTAGATACTCTACTTGACTGCTCCCCTCCTGCTCCTTCAGTGGGTTCATGCGGGGTCCTTGTCCAGGTAAATGAAAAGCTGCAGGGCTCTTTGATTCAGTGGAGGGAATTTGGCCAAGAAGAAGTAGCACTCCGCAAGGATCTACGGGGACAGACCAAGGGCTATGTAAGCTGCTAACTTCCTGATGTCCTTCCCTAGAGAAGGGAGGCAGAGTTTCCACCCCTCAGCGGTTTTATAGACAGAGGTTCCTTGGTAACCCCCTTTTTTCAGGTTATCCTTTTCGGTCATCCCACCCCTGGTCGCCCTGCCTACGGTCTCAGAAAACAAGCTCTCTTAGCTGTGCTCCTCCCTAGAACACTGTCCTGACTGTGAGGGCCAGGTCAAACCCCCTCAGATCCTTGAGGCCAGAGAACAGGGAGAGCATGTATGCCTCAGGCTCTCTGGGTTAAAGGAGAGAGACGGGCTGTTCAGATCCAAGTACACAGAGGCCTGATTTGATCCTCAGGATAATTGTCTCTAGACTGTAACCAGGTGCTTTGTAATGACAGTCCAGCTGTGGGCAGAGGAGCTAGCAAAGATTGTCCCCCGAGGaacaaagaccagcctggcccattaGCACAAGTTTACA
This genomic interval carries:
- the PROKR1 gene encoding prokineticin receptor 1 isoform X2, with product METTMGFMDDNATNTSTSFLSVLNPHGAHATSFPFNFSYGDYDMPLDEDEDVTNSRTFFAAKIVIGMALVGIMLVCGIGNFIFIAALVRYKKLRNLTNLLIANLAISDFLVAIVCCPFEMDYYVVRQLSWEHGHVLCTSVNYLRTVSLYVSTNALLAIAIDRYLAIVHPLRPRMKCQTATGLIALVWTVSILIAIPSAYFTTETVLVIVKSQEKIFCGQIWPVDQQLYYKSYFLFIFGIEFVGPVVTMTLCYARISRELWFKAVPGFQTEQIRKRLRCRRKTVLVLMCILTAYVLCWAPFYGFTIVRDFFPTVFVKEKHYLTAFYIVECIAMSNSMINTLCFVTVKNDTVKYFKKIMLLHWKASYNGALKCE
- the PROKR1 gene encoding prokineticin receptor 1 isoform X1, which translates into the protein METTMGFMDDNATNTSTSFLSVLNPHGAHATSFPFNFSYGDYDMPLDEDEDVTNSRTFFAAKIVIGMALVGIMLVCGIGNFIFIAALVRYKKLRNLTNLLIANLAISDFLVAIVCCPFEMDYYVVRQLSWEHGHVLCTSVNYLRTVSLYVSTNALLAIAIDRYLAIVHPLRPRMKCQTATGLIALVWTVSILIAIPSAYFTTETVLVIVKSQEKIFCGQIWPVDQQLYYKSYFLFIFGIEFVGPVVTMTLCYARISRELWFKAVPGFQTEQIRKRLRCRRKTVLVLMCILTAYVLCWAPFYGFTIVRDFFPTVFVKEKHYLTAFYIVECIAMSNSMINTLCFVTVKNDTVKYFKKIMLLHWKASYNGGKSSADLDLKTIGMPATEEVDCIRLK